The Rufibacter sp. DG15C region CTGAAAATAAGCAGTTTGCCCGTAGCACCCAGTTTTTACCGGGTATTTTCTTGCCATTCGTTTTTGGCCTGGTTTCCAGATTTCAGCCTAAAAACGATTTTTTTACCGCGGTGCTTTACCCATCCAGAATTTTTAAGGTACTTACCTTGGCAAATTCAAGAACCATGTCTTTATACTTCCCCAAAGCATTTAATAAACTGTTGCCGGTGCTAAGCCTCTGGGCGGTGATGGGCTGCTCCACTAGCAAGCCTGCCTCTGCCATAGAGAGCGCTCCCGCCGCAGTGACCCCGGCTGTGCCCACACCGCCTCCCTACGGACCCGCTGAAATCAAACGGCAGGTCTTAGCTTCTGAAGCTTTGAAGAACCGGTTTGTGGGCTTTGCCTTGTATGATCCCGAGCTCAAGCAGATGGTGGTAGAGCACAACGCTGACAAGTACTTTGTGCCTGCCTCCAATACTAAGCTGTTCACGTTCTACGCCAGCCTTAAAATGCTGGGGGATTCTATTCCGGCCTTGAAGTATGTAGTGCGCGGTGATTCGCTTATCTTCTGGGGAACTGGTGACCCTACCTTCACGCACATGGATGTGAAGAACTCCCTGGCCTATGATTTCCTGAAGAACCGCAAAGAGAAACTGTATTACCTGGAGGCACCGTTTGAGAGCGAGCCCTTCGCGCCCAACTGGTCTTGGGACGACTACAACTACTACTACCAACCCGAAAGAAGCGTTTTTCCCATCCATGGGAACGTGGTCAAGTTCGTGAAGAAGGCAGGCGTAGCTTCTTACTCGGTGACGCCCAAGCGCTTCAAGGCCTCCACAAAAACAGACACGGCCCGCAACGTAAATAAAGATGAGTTTGTGAGGGCCTGGCGAAGCAATGATTTCCAGTATTTCCCTCGGCACGCGCCTGCCAGTTTCTCGGTGGAAGTGCCGTTCATTCCCTCGCCAGACATGACCGTGAAACTGTTGGCGGACACCTTGAAGCGGTCGGTGACGCTGTTGAAACAACGGGCCTTGCCGAAGGGCGGGCAGACGTTTTATGGATTGCCAGCTGACACCGTGCTCAAGCGCATGATGCAAGTGAGTGACAACTTGTTTGCAGAGCAGTTGATGGCCCTTTGCTCCGGCACGCTGTCAGATACGCTTTCGGTGGAGCGGGGCATCCAGCATGCCACCAAAACCTATTTGGCTGATTTGCCCGACGCGCCTATCTGGGTGGACGGCTCGGGCTTGTCGGTGAAGAATATGTTTACACCGCGCAGCATCATTGCGCTCTTGAAGAAGTTACAGCAGGAAAGACCCACAGAGCGCTTGCTGACACTTATGGCCACTGGCGGACAGCCCGGCACCTTCAAATCCATTTACCAGGCGGCGGTGCCCTTCGTCTTCGGGAAGTCCGGGACGCTGTCCCATGTGCACAACCAGAGCGGTTACATCAAAACCAAAAGCGGCAAGCTGTTGCTCTTCAGTTTCATGAACAACAACTACAGCGCCACCTCCATAGAAATCAGGAATGAGATGGTGCGCATCATGACCGAAGTGCACGAGAAATACTAGACCGCGTTCCGCTGAAAACTAAAAAGCCGTTTTTGGCCTGATTCCTGGGAATCAGGCCAAAAACGGCTTTTGTGTGTTATGCTCAAGGAGTTCTCTTTACTTCACGGCAGGCGCTTCATACAAAGCCGAGGTGCGCAGGTCTTGGAGCGCGGCCTGGGCCGGAATGCGTTTGGCACGCAGGAAACGGTTCAGTTCATAAGCGTCAAAGTTGGCGGCTTTGGGGTCCATGCTACTAATGCGCACGCGGCCCGCCGAGTGGATGAACTCATGGTTGCCAATCCACATGCCCACGTGCACCACGCGCTCAGCCTTCCCATCCTTGGCCGGCACCCCGAAGAACAGTAAATCGCCGGGGCGCAGGTTCTGGAAGCCGTTTTGGGTGTCCAGCAGTTCCCCCACATGTACCTGCTGTGAGGCGTCACGTGGCAAAACCAGGCCGTTCATGAAATAGACCGTCTTGGTGAAGCCGCTGCAATCCACGCCTTTCAAAGAGGTGCCTCCCCACAGATACGGCAAGCCCATCAACCGCTTGGCAGAGGCTACCAGATTTTCCTCAGAAGGCTGCCGCGAAGCCACCCAATCCTTATACAAGACCGCATCTGCCACCGGCACAAAACCGGTGCGGCCATCGGGGAATTCTACTTCGTAAAAGTCTTTGGTCTTATTTTTCAGAGCTAACACATCGCCGTACACCAAGTCAGAAACCGTGGCGCTCTGCGGCTGCGCCGAGGCCTGGGCAAAGCCAAACAATTGCGTGTAGAGCAGTTTCTCTTTCTGCTGCCAGCTTGCAAAGCCGGCGGCGTCCAAGAGCTTGATGCCGGCCGCGTCTACCCAAGACAGGTATTTGTCTGGGGTCTGCACCAGGTACCAACCGTCTTTGTATTTGTAGACGTTCAGGGGCGTGCCCATGGTGGCCTGCGTGGCCAGTTCGGCGGGGTGTTTGGGTTCACTTCTCAGGTTGGCCACTGACAGCGTAACCACGGCAAAATGCTTTCCCTGGAGACTAGCCTCGGGCAATACCTGAATGCTGTCTTGGAACGGAATACCCGCCGAGGTCAGGCGGGCCAGCAGGGCGGCTTTGGCGGCGGGCGTGTTGGTCTCGCCGCGCAGTACTTGGCCGTTGGGGCTCACTTGAAACAGAACGGTGCGTTTGTCGGGCGCAAACTGCTGGCGCACGGCCTCAATGTGCGGCATCAAGGGCGAAGGCGCAGACGTAGTTTCTGACGGCGGTGTTTTGGCGGTGGCGCAGGCCATCAGAAACACCAGAAGATATAAAAGGGGGCTGTTCTTCATCATACAAACATGGATTCCTAAAGATACAGGTTCTCTCTGCAAAAAGTAGGCTTTGTCTTCAACAGGCAGTTGCCAATCCAAGTTCTGGGAAGGGCTGCCGTTTTTGGCTTATTTTCCGGAAATGAGGGCAAAAACGGCATGTGGGCATTGCTTATCTTTGTAAATAATCTTAAACGAAACACAGCATGACCAGCGCCCCGGCACAAGATACCGTCCACATCATAGACTATACCCCCGCGCACGCCACCCATTTCAAAGACCTGAACCAAGCCTGGATTGAGCGCTACTTTGAGATGGAAGAACTAGACCACAAATCCCTGGGCAATCCAGACAGCTACATCATCCAGAAAGGCGGGCACATTCTCATGGCCGAATACAACGGCGAGATTGTGGGCACCTGCGCGCTCATCAAAATGGAGAACGACACCTTTGAGCTGGCCAAGATGGCCGTCACGGACAAGGCGCAGGGCCTCAAGATTGGCCGCAAGCTAGGCGAAGCCGCCATTATGAAAGCCAGAGAACTGGGCGGTAAAACCTTGATGCTGGTCTCTAACCGCAAACTGGAGACCGCTATTCACCTGTACCATCGGTTGGGTTTCGTGGAAGTGCCCATTGACAGCCAAGACTACAAACGCGCCGACATCAAGATGGAAATGCCGCTCTAATACTTACATTTGAGAGATGGCACGGGCAAGTGTCATGACAGTTTTTAA contains the following coding sequences:
- a CDS encoding C40 family peptidase, whose product is MMKNSPLLYLLVFLMACATAKTPPSETTSAPSPLMPHIEAVRQQFAPDKRTVLFQVSPNGQVLRGETNTPAAKAALLARLTSAGIPFQDSIQVLPEASLQGKHFAVVTLSVANLRSEPKHPAELATQATMGTPLNVYKYKDGWYLVQTPDKYLSWVDAAGIKLLDAAGFASWQQKEKLLYTQLFGFAQASAQPQSATVSDLVYGDVLALKNKTKDFYEVEFPDGRTGFVPVADAVLYKDWVASRQPSEENLVASAKRLMGLPYLWGGTSLKGVDCSGFTKTVYFMNGLVLPRDASQQVHVGELLDTQNGFQNLRPGDLLFFGVPAKDGKAERVVHVGMWIGNHEFIHSAGRVRISSMDPKAANFDAYELNRFLRAKRIPAQAALQDLRTSALYEAPAVK
- a CDS encoding GNAT family N-acetyltransferase encodes the protein MTSAPAQDTVHIIDYTPAHATHFKDLNQAWIERYFEMEELDHKSLGNPDSYIIQKGGHILMAEYNGEIVGTCALIKMENDTFELAKMAVTDKAQGLKIGRKLGEAAIMKARELGGKTLMLVSNRKLETAIHLYHRLGFVEVPIDSQDYKRADIKMEMPL
- a CDS encoding D-alanyl-D-alanine carboxypeptidase/D-alanyl-D-alanine-endopeptidase, with product MSLYFPKAFNKLLPVLSLWAVMGCSTSKPASAIESAPAAVTPAVPTPPPYGPAEIKRQVLASEALKNRFVGFALYDPELKQMVVEHNADKYFVPASNTKLFTFYASLKMLGDSIPALKYVVRGDSLIFWGTGDPTFTHMDVKNSLAYDFLKNRKEKLYYLEAPFESEPFAPNWSWDDYNYYYQPERSVFPIHGNVVKFVKKAGVASYSVTPKRFKASTKTDTARNVNKDEFVRAWRSNDFQYFPRHAPASFSVEVPFIPSPDMTVKLLADTLKRSVTLLKQRALPKGGQTFYGLPADTVLKRMMQVSDNLFAEQLMALCSGTLSDTLSVERGIQHATKTYLADLPDAPIWVDGSGLSVKNMFTPRSIIALLKKLQQERPTERLLTLMATGGQPGTFKSIYQAAVPFVFGKSGTLSHVHNQSGYIKTKSGKLLLFSFMNNNYSATSIEIRNEMVRIMTEVHEKY